A region of Nostoc sp. 'Peltigera membranacea cyanobiont' N6 DNA encodes the following proteins:
- a CDS encoding NAD-dependent epimerase/dehydratase family protein, whose amino-acid sequence MINPQTAVNNLNLKILGGGAVVTEYYLPALDLLGLISNTIVTDASTKTLSKLKQLSPNIQCEEVDFRNYLNNISRQGEFDAVVIALPNQFHVEAVELALMKGFHVLCEKPLAMDAASCLKLHELAEKAGKVLAVGMVRRLLPSVTALRNALKNQLIGSLQSIEIECGGAYGWLSESGAFFRKENGGVLADMGVHYLDLIEDLVGSLQPISYYDDCFGGVEANCEFQLLAQNRIPVKLILSRTHDLKNTATFKGELGELNLEINTFDTCFWRSSQSDKLAGKLYPHKSFEFGDWLPTFNSCFAEQFVEFASAIHEQKTPRVTAKQAANTIGMIDWAYAQRNFLVSPGYSQQAISLPVSKVVVTGGTGFIGEHLIARLVNLGFSDIVVPVRNYKTCAGAARFPIQMPGIDLLDYEQVKADVAGAKFVFHLAYGRDGGNAAQVTIEGTKNVVNAAIESGVECLIILSTMYVFGHPETNQLVDESWPYQPAGGEYGTSKAKMERWCLARAKSSRNTRIVLLNPSCVYGPSGKTYTKLPIDLARTGNFCWIEEGKGIANYTYVENLIDAILLAANCETAHGERFIINDGFCSWREFITPLIGKFAHNLPSYSRSQLINKSDRTPAAMKDLVRHLIQDLELIDIINRMPILGSIKRQAFKLVPKVHNNLLQEQAQITSPIMLVNTPSFQHPPVWLADLFSSTITQFSSEKASKILGWKPLVTLSDGQEKTVSFLRSIGYTELL is encoded by the coding sequence ATGATAAATCCACAAACTGCTGTAAATAACCTCAATTTAAAAATATTAGGTGGTGGAGCTGTTGTAACAGAGTACTACTTACCAGCCCTTGACCTTTTGGGTTTAATCTCTAACACTATTGTTACAGACGCTTCTACAAAAACTCTGAGTAAGCTTAAACAACTTTCTCCCAATATTCAATGTGAAGAAGTAGACTTCCGCAATTACCTAAATAATATCTCTAGGCAGGGAGAATTTGATGCGGTAGTTATTGCCTTACCAAACCAATTCCATGTCGAAGCTGTTGAACTAGCTTTGATGAAAGGCTTTCATGTTCTCTGCGAGAAACCATTAGCAATGGATGCAGCAAGTTGTTTGAAGTTACATGAACTTGCAGAGAAAGCTGGAAAAGTGTTGGCAGTTGGAATGGTGAGACGACTACTTCCTTCAGTAACAGCCTTGAGGAATGCTCTAAAAAATCAACTCATTGGTTCACTTCAAAGTATTGAAATTGAATGTGGTGGGGCTTATGGATGGCTATCTGAGAGTGGTGCTTTTTTCCGAAAAGAGAATGGCGGTGTCCTCGCTGATATGGGAGTTCATTATCTAGATTTAATTGAAGATTTAGTTGGTTCCCTACAACCAATCAGTTACTATGATGATTGCTTTGGTGGAGTAGAAGCTAATTGTGAATTTCAACTGCTTGCTCAGAATCGTATTCCTGTCAAACTAATACTTTCTCGTACCCACGATTTGAAAAATACAGCTACTTTTAAAGGAGAATTAGGAGAACTAAATCTAGAAATTAATACCTTTGATACATGCTTTTGGCGCTCCTCTCAATCTGATAAACTTGCAGGCAAATTATATCCCCATAAATCCTTTGAATTTGGTGATTGGTTGCCAACATTTAATTCTTGCTTTGCAGAACAATTTGTAGAATTTGCCTCAGCAATACACGAGCAAAAAACACCAAGAGTGACAGCAAAACAAGCTGCTAATACTATAGGAATGATTGACTGGGCTTATGCTCAACGTAATTTCTTGGTTTCTCCAGGATATTCCCAACAAGCAATTTCTCTTCCAGTATCAAAAGTAGTCGTTACGGGTGGTACAGGTTTTATTGGAGAACATTTAATTGCTAGATTAGTAAACTTAGGATTTTCCGATATTGTTGTTCCTGTTCGCAACTATAAAACTTGTGCCGGTGCAGCTAGATTCCCTATTCAAATGCCGGGAATTGATTTATTAGATTACGAGCAAGTAAAAGCCGATGTTGCTGGTGCAAAATTTGTATTTCATCTTGCCTATGGACGTGATGGAGGTAATGCTGCACAAGTGACGATTGAAGGCACGAAAAATGTAGTCAATGCAGCAATCGAATCTGGAGTGGAGTGTTTAATTATTCTCAGTACTATGTATGTTTTTGGACATCCTGAGACTAATCAATTGGTTGATGAATCCTGGCCTTATCAGCCTGCCGGCGGTGAGTATGGCACTAGTAAAGCAAAAATGGAACGTTGGTGTCTTGCACGAGCTAAGTCTAGTCGTAATACTAGGATTGTCCTTCTTAACCCATCTTGTGTTTACGGGCCTAGTGGGAAAACCTATACTAAATTACCTATAGATTTGGCTCGCACAGGTAATTTTTGTTGGATTGAAGAAGGAAAGGGAATTGCTAACTACACTTACGTAGAAAACTTGATTGATGCAATTCTTTTAGCAGCAAATTGTGAGACTGCACATGGTGAAAGATTCATTATCAATGATGGTTTTTGTTCTTGGCGTGAATTCATTACACCACTGATTGGGAAATTTGCTCATAACTTGCCTTCATACAGCCGTAGTCAGTTAATTAACAAATCCGATCGAACTCCAGCAGCAATGAAAGATTTAGTTCGTCATTTAATCCAAGATTTAGAACTAATTGATATTATCAATAGGATGCCTATACTTGGTAGTATTAAGCGACAAGCATTCAAATTAGTGCCAAAGGTGCATAATAATTTATTACAAGAGCAAGCTCAAATAACTTCACCTATAATGCTTGTAAACACACCATCTTTTCAACATCCACCAGTTTGGTTAGCAGATTTATTTTCTTCAACTATCACTCAGTTTTCATCGGAAAAAGCATCTAAAATTTTGGGTTGGAAACCTTTGGTTACTTTAAGTGATGGACAGGAAAAAACAGTATCTTTTTTAAGAAGTATAGGCTATACGGAACTGCTATGA
- a CDS encoding acyltransferase family protein: protein MIFSSVQSNLGLAFNHKKNSLGFLRFLFAVLVVLQHSYILGNFGNEPLLSLSKGQLSSGSLAVHAFFIISGFLITRSYISNPNIWRYSWHRILRIFPGFWVCLLVTSFVIAPIAYINVHGNTSGYFLTSDSPFSYVFSNLFLSIKQSDIAGLMASHPEKSLNGSLWTLEWEFFLYIAIAILGSLSILTKFRWIVLAIFIVLLLTYLLDSCHCRIILLYWTSNRVPPLLVLFFSGAVFWLYREKVYWNSIIFVSLVLVTSVAIYLNLYTWVEPLTLPYIILWLSINLPLSNFDKHSDYSYGIYIYSFPIQQLLVQFNLDEFGVGFYFMLSLLLTMPLAILSWHFFEKPALQFKNKKNNSINYFVSKVKK, encoded by the coding sequence ATGATTTTTTCTTCAGTTCAATCTAATCTAGGGCTTGCTTTTAACCATAAAAAAAATAGCTTAGGCTTTTTACGTTTCTTATTTGCTGTTTTAGTCGTTCTACAACATAGCTATATCCTTGGTAATTTCGGCAATGAGCCTTTATTATCTCTAAGTAAAGGACAGCTAAGTTCAGGTTCATTAGCTGTACATGCTTTCTTTATCATTAGTGGATTTTTGATAACTCGTAGTTATATTTCAAATCCCAATATTTGGCGTTATTCATGGCATCGAATCTTACGTATCTTTCCTGGTTTTTGGGTCTGCTTATTGGTTACTTCTTTTGTTATAGCTCCCATTGCATATATCAATGTACATGGAAATACAAGTGGTTATTTCTTAACATCAGATAGTCCATTTAGTTATGTTTTTAGTAATCTATTTTTATCAATTAAACAATCAGATATAGCTGGGCTGATGGCATCCCATCCAGAAAAATCATTGAATGGTTCTCTATGGACTTTAGAATGGGAATTTTTTCTTTATATAGCTATAGCTATTTTAGGTTCTTTATCCATACTCACAAAGTTCCGATGGATTGTTTTAGCTATCTTCATAGTGCTATTATTAACTTACTTGTTAGACTCATGCCACTGCCGAATAATTTTATTATATTGGACTAGTAACAGAGTACCACCATTGTTAGTCTTGTTCTTTTCGGGTGCAGTTTTCTGGCTTTACAGGGAAAAGGTTTATTGGAATTCGATAATTTTCGTTAGTTTAGTGTTAGTTACTTCAGTGGCGATATATCTTAATTTATATACCTGGGTAGAGCCATTGACTTTACCATACATTATTTTATGGCTATCTATCAATCTGCCCTTGAGTAATTTCGATAAACATAGTGACTATTCTTATGGGATTTATATCTATTCATTTCCTATTCAGCAACTTCTTGTTCAATTTAATTTAGATGAGTTTGGTGTTGGTTTTTATTTTATGCTTTCATTATTACTGACAATGCCATTAGCTATTCTTAGCTGGCATTTTTTTGAAAAGCCTGCTTTGCAGTTCAAAAATAAAAAAAATAATTCTATTAATTACTTTGTAAGCAAAGTAAAAAAATAA
- a CDS encoding glycosyltransferase produces MKVIQTLGYYFPESSGGTEVYVDGLVNQLNSQGVKSIVAAPQKGTQEVTYEHNGISIYRYPVFPDLTLEQIRDVTPHGGFEFFTQWLQQQKADIYHQHSWVTGCSIHHMRQAKELGIPTVLTVHVPGYICLRGTMLLNGQQVCDGRIEQVRCGNCWAMARGIPASLAPLLSRIPLPLSAIASSSLSNNRLATALATPTLVATHQNRLLEMVDLSDRIVAVCQWLYDALLLNGVAKEKLVLCRQGVDSTNLKVKPILHNKFNTNKPLKIGFLGRWDRIKGIHILVEAVCRLPCDLQVELVIHGLVQGEEAKAYQQEVLAQAAGDRRIQFADPVARDSIAETLASFDVLAVPSQWLETGPLVVLEAYAVKTPILGSNIGGISELVRHNIDGLLVPYQDVEAWTEAISILAQNKNLLCSLQQGIKSVRTMAEVGLDMSSFYQDLLNK; encoded by the coding sequence ATGAAAGTCATCCAAACTCTCGGATACTATTTTCCTGAATCTTCTGGAGGTACAGAGGTTTATGTCGATGGATTAGTAAATCAATTAAACTCCCAAGGTGTAAAAAGTATTGTTGCTGCTCCTCAAAAGGGAACTCAGGAAGTAACCTATGAACATAATGGTATTAGCATCTATCGTTATCCTGTTTTTCCCGATCTCACCCTTGAGCAAATCCGTGATGTTACACCACATGGTGGGTTTGAATTTTTTACTCAGTGGCTCCAGCAACAAAAAGCTGACATTTACCATCAACACTCTTGGGTAACTGGTTGCAGCATACACCACATGCGACAGGCGAAAGAGCTAGGGATACCAACAGTATTAACCGTCCATGTCCCTGGATATATCTGTTTGCGTGGCACAATGCTATTGAATGGGCAACAAGTCTGTGATGGACGGATTGAGCAGGTACGGTGTGGTAACTGTTGGGCTATGGCGCGAGGGATACCAGCAAGCCTAGCACCCCTATTGTCTAGAATACCCCTACCCTTAAGTGCGATCGCCTCTTCCTCATTATCTAATAACCGTCTAGCTACTGCTCTAGCTACACCAACTTTGGTTGCTACACATCAAAATCGTTTACTGGAGATGGTAGATTTGTCCGATCGCATAGTAGCTGTCTGTCAATGGCTCTATGATGCATTGCTGCTAAATGGTGTAGCGAAAGAAAAACTCGTTTTGTGCAGACAGGGAGTAGATTCAACTAACCTCAAAGTTAAACCAATTTTACACAATAAGTTCAATACAAACAAACCTTTGAAAATTGGTTTTTTAGGACGTTGGGATAGGATCAAGGGGATTCATATACTAGTAGAAGCAGTCTGTCGCTTGCCATGTGACTTACAAGTAGAATTAGTTATTCACGGGTTGGTGCAAGGAGAAGAAGCAAAAGCTTATCAACAAGAGGTTTTGGCTCAAGCTGCTGGCGATCGCCGCATTCAGTTTGCCGATCCTGTTGCCCGTGATTCAATCGCCGAAACCCTTGCAAGTTTTGATGTATTAGCAGTTCCTTCCCAATGGTTAGAAACAGGCCCTTTAGTAGTTTTGGAGGCGTATGCAGTGAAAACTCCTATACTAGGTTCTAATATTGGGGGTATTTCTGAATTAGTCAGGCATAATATTGATGGTTTGTTAGTTCCCTATCAAGATGTAGAAGCATGGACAGAAGCAATTTCAATACTTGCCCAAAATAAAAACTTGCTATGTAGTTTACAGCAAGGGATTAAATCAGTCAGAACAATGGCAGAAGTTGGATTAGACATGAGTTCATTTTATCAAGATTTGTTGAATAAATGA
- a CDS encoding glycosyltransferase family 2 protein, whose protein sequence is MVRVSVVIPCYNAYSFVEKTIISALDQITQQDEVIVIDDGSTDDSADIILSFGNKIRAYFGANQGASAARNRGTDIAQGKFIQYLDADDLLRADALEKRVNALEASGADVAYSDWQKLHENETGEFLPGNVIARKIEDVHPDPQIALFTNFWAPPAALLYRREIVDAIGGWNESLPIIQDARFLLDAALVGGKFVYVPGVGADYRVHKNKSLSSRDPVGFVKDCFHNNCQIEEFWRHHGGLTPERSSALVNGYDYTSRTLFMTEEKLFQENLHRLYQLQPGFSLSFPKLVGMMSTILGQQMTRSVMKLLGKARVS, encoded by the coding sequence ATGGTTAGGGTTTCAGTTGTCATTCCCTGTTACAATGCATATTCTTTTGTTGAAAAAACTATTATAAGTGCATTAGATCAAATCACTCAACAAGATGAAGTTATTGTCATTGATGACGGTTCTACTGATGATTCTGCCGATATTATTCTTTCATTCGGCAACAAAATTAGAGCTTATTTCGGAGCAAATCAGGGCGCGAGTGCAGCACGTAACCGAGGAACAGACATAGCACAAGGTAAATTCATTCAATACCTTGATGCCGACGATCTATTACGAGCTGATGCTTTAGAAAAACGAGTCAATGCTTTAGAAGCCAGTGGTGCTGATGTTGCTTACTCAGATTGGCAAAAGTTGCATGAAAATGAAACAGGTGAATTTTTGCCAGGTAACGTCATTGCCAGAAAAATTGAAGACGTTCATCCCGATCCCCAAATTGCCTTGTTCACTAATTTCTGGGCACCACCAGCTGCTCTCCTCTATCGTCGGGAAATTGTAGATGCAATAGGAGGTTGGAATGAGTCATTACCGATTATTCAAGATGCACGTTTTCTATTGGATGCAGCCTTAGTAGGTGGTAAATTTGTCTATGTCCCAGGGGTAGGAGCCGATTACCGCGTTCATAAAAACAAAAGCTTATCTAGTCGCGATCCTGTAGGTTTTGTAAAAGACTGTTTTCATAATAACTGCCAAATCGAAGAGTTTTGGCGGCATCATGGCGGACTTACTCCAGAACGTTCTTCTGCTTTAGTGAATGGGTATGATTACACTTCTCGTACCCTGTTTATGACAGAAGAGAAACTTTTTCAAGAAAATCTGCACCGTCTTTATCAACTACAACCAGGCTTCAGTCTCAGTTTTCCAAAATTAGTAGGGATGATGTCCACTATCTTAGGTCAACAGATGACACGCTCTGTAATGAAACTTTTAGGAAAAGCTCGCGTTTCTTAA
- a CDS encoding class I SAM-dependent methyltransferase, which yields MNKLAFFSQIINKQLSGQSRYCPHCESERTILIQRKKILLELRQCQECFLMYRYPKDGIADNIDFYQSEYQEGMTTDMPDRVELKKLLELGFRGSQIDLSNNIQIVKQYINHGSLLDYGCSWGYGVNQFNQAGYDAVGFEISKSRSEYGRKHLSVKILDELLDLEEFKPNSFDIIHTSHVLEHLPELTQAFSVFQKLIKPTGYLIIFVPNAGGQSARNLGVGWGPMIGEKHTLALDARFFANNLPKYGFIPVFNSPPYDNTPVAYESEEQASMAFPGDELLVIARPVNS from the coding sequence ATGAATAAATTAGCGTTTTTCAGTCAGATTATTAACAAACAACTTAGTGGTCAAAGTCGCTATTGTCCTCATTGTGAAAGTGAAAGAACAATTCTAATCCAGCGAAAAAAAATTCTTTTAGAACTGCGCCAATGTCAAGAATGTTTTTTGATGTACCGCTATCCTAAAGACGGAATAGCAGACAATATTGATTTTTATCAATCTGAATATCAAGAAGGAATGACCACTGATATGCCAGATCGAGTAGAACTAAAAAAATTGTTGGAATTGGGATTTCGAGGCAGTCAGATTGATTTATCTAATAACATACAAATCGTTAAACAGTATATAAATCATGGGTCTTTACTAGACTATGGTTGCTCTTGGGGGTATGGCGTAAATCAATTTAATCAAGCTGGCTACGATGCTGTTGGCTTTGAAATCTCAAAATCTAGATCGGAATATGGACGCAAGCATTTATCAGTAAAAATTTTGGATGAATTGCTTGATCTAGAAGAATTTAAACCCAATTCTTTTGATATTATCCATACTAGTCATGTTTTAGAACATTTGCCAGAACTAACTCAAGCTTTTTCGGTTTTTCAAAAACTAATTAAACCGACTGGATATTTAATTATCTTTGTTCCTAACGCTGGTGGTCAATCCGCACGCAATCTTGGCGTAGGTTGGGGGCCGATGATTGGAGAAAAACATACTTTAGCATTGGATGCTAGATTTTTTGCTAACAATTTACCTAAGTATGGATTTATCCCTGTTTTTAACAGTCCGCCTTATGATAATACTCCTGTAGCTTATGAATCAGAAGAGCAAGCAAGTATGGCATTTCCGGGAGATGAGTTACTAGTAATTGCTCGTCCTGTCAATAGCTAA
- a CDS encoding glycosyltransferase family 4 protein produces MPVNRGKIIFLPPIFTVSLILDKLLGKFYFFKSPFEWLLAVVYDWMASLRVGNPDISISWAWASLQTIRAVKTKGGIAILEECGSCNKHQEQLLSEEYERLNLDYESKTFNKIITRELQECQEADYILCPSRYVADSLNKCGISNHKLIVIPYGVELNLFNRQPKKDEIFRVLFVGSIGVRKGLIYLFQALKDLKLDNFECLIIGSVESAFQDIFTEYQQYFTHIPRVEHSQLKEYYSNSSVFVLPSLDEGMAYVQLEAMACGLPVICTPNSGGDSVIREGEEGFIIPIRDSQAIQEKIQYLYQNPQELSRIGNNALKRAKEFTWDNYGTHLETALKELLAKKV; encoded by the coding sequence GTGCCAGTAAATCGAGGAAAAATAATATTTTTACCTCCAATATTCACCGTATCCCTGATTCTGGATAAGCTGTTAGGTAAATTTTATTTTTTTAAATCGCCTTTTGAATGGCTGCTGGCTGTAGTTTACGATTGGATGGCTAGTTTGCGTGTAGGAAACCCAGATATTTCTATATCTTGGGCTTGGGCCAGCCTACAAACCATTAGAGCAGTCAAAACGAAAGGTGGTATTGCCATTCTTGAAGAGTGTGGTTCGTGTAACAAACATCAAGAGCAATTATTGTCTGAAGAATATGAACGATTAAATTTAGATTATGAGTCCAAAACATTCAATAAGATAATTACTAGAGAATTACAAGAATGTCAAGAGGCAGATTATATATTATGTCCTTCTAGATATGTCGCCGACTCTTTGAATAAATGCGGAATCTCAAATCATAAGTTAATAGTCATTCCTTATGGTGTAGAGCTTAATTTATTCAATCGCCAACCAAAAAAAGATGAGATTTTTCGAGTTTTATTTGTAGGAAGTATTGGAGTTCGTAAAGGGCTAATTTACTTATTTCAAGCTTTAAAAGATTTAAAATTAGATAATTTTGAATGTTTAATTATCGGTTCAGTGGAATCAGCCTTTCAAGATATTTTCACAGAATATCAGCAATACTTTACTCATATACCAAGAGTAGAACACTCCCAACTCAAAGAGTATTATTCTAATTCCTCAGTATTTGTTTTACCTAGCTTAGATGAGGGAATGGCTTACGTACAGTTAGAAGCTATGGCTTGTGGCTTACCTGTAATTTGTACTCCCAATTCTGGAGGAGATTCTGTAATCAGAGAGGGAGAAGAAGGTTTTATCATCCCCATTAGGGATTCTCAAGCAATTCAAGAAAAAATACAGTATCTCTATCAAAATCCGCAAGAATTGAGCAGAATCGGCAATAACGCACTCAAAAGAGCCAAGGAATTTACTTGGGATAACTATGGTACTCACCTGGAAACGGCGTTAAAAGAACTGTTAGCAAAAAAGGTATGA
- a CDS encoding glycosyltransferase → MSRKRVCLVSPGHVSCNPRLLKEANALHDAGFHVRVVAGNYSVEARLLDVSILPQAPWSWTKVTLGAKPTYLMRRLWQELARRVATTGWIPHLSVAIWAHSPMSAKLAKAAAAESADLYIAHCLAALPAAAFAAQKHHAKLGFDAEDFHIGELTDTPANQTEIRVRDRIERTLLPRCQHLTAASPGIATAYAKRYGVNMEPILNVFPLAEAPATTERQQGDRVGSEPSLYWFSQTIGPGRGLESILHAMGEMQTPVRLHLRGIPIPGYSEQLMQLAQEVGVGDRLHLLPPAPPDQMARLAACHDIGLSLELIQPRNRAICLTNKIFVYLLAGLPILMSLTPAQQEFAKQLGEVALLVNINDSAAVAVAIDSLLSNPAKLQFVRNQARKLGKGIYNWDLEQQNFVKLVEEVLQ, encoded by the coding sequence ATGAGTCGCAAACGGGTTTGTTTGGTCAGTCCGGGTCATGTATCCTGCAATCCTAGATTATTGAAAGAAGCAAATGCTTTACATGATGCGGGTTTTCATGTGCGAGTAGTTGCTGGAAACTATTCAGTCGAAGCCCGTCTTTTAGATGTAAGTATTTTGCCCCAAGCCCCTTGGTCATGGACAAAAGTCACTCTAGGAGCCAAACCAACCTATTTGATGCGTAGACTCTGGCAAGAATTGGCTAGGAGAGTCGCAACGACAGGTTGGATTCCCCATTTGTCTGTAGCTATTTGGGCACATAGTCCTATGAGTGCCAAGCTTGCTAAAGCAGCCGCGGCTGAATCTGCTGACCTTTACATTGCCCATTGTTTGGCTGCACTTCCAGCAGCGGCTTTTGCCGCTCAAAAACATCATGCCAAACTAGGGTTCGATGCCGAAGATTTCCATATTGGCGAATTAACTGACACTCCAGCCAACCAGACGGAGATTCGGGTGCGCGATCGCATTGAACGTACTTTATTACCTCGTTGTCAACACTTAACTGCTGCTTCACCAGGAATTGCTACCGCTTATGCTAAACGTTACGGGGTAAACATGGAACCGATTTTGAATGTATTTCCCCTAGCAGAAGCACCAGCGACCACAGAGCGACAACAGGGCGATCGCGTTGGTTCAGAACCTTCCCTATATTGGTTTTCCCAAACTATAGGCCCCGGTAGAGGATTAGAATCAATTCTACATGCGATGGGGGAAATGCAAACCCCTGTGCGTTTGCACTTACGAGGTATTCCTATTCCTGGTTATTCAGAACAGCTGATGCAATTAGCCCAAGAGGTGGGAGTAGGCGATCGCCTCCATTTGCTTCCCCCTGCACCCCCCGATCAAATGGCTCGGTTAGCAGCTTGTCATGATATTGGGTTATCCCTGGAGCTAATTCAGCCTCGAAATCGAGCGATTTGTCTAACCAATAAAATTTTTGTTTATCTTTTAGCAGGATTACCGATATTAATGAGCCTTACCCCTGCTCAACAAGAATTTGCCAAACAATTAGGAGAGGTTGCTTTATTAGTAAATATCAATGACTCAGCAGCAGTAGCAGTAGCAATAGATAGCCTATTATCTAATCCAGCTAAACTGCAATTTGTTCGTAATCAAGCTAGAAAATTAGGTAAAGGAATTTATAACTGGGATCTAGAACAACAGAATTTTGTCAAACTTGTAGAGGAAGTTTTACAATGA
- a CDS encoding class I SAM-dependent methyltransferase codes for MNKSLLVKIFGFPATLIHGDPMVLDRWFWLRKRLPRTANDEKLIDIGCGTGAFTIGAALRGYESLGLSWDERNQQVAEERAKLSGADLASFEIQDVRLLSQRSDLFQEFDVAICCENIEHILDDRQLVIDIAACLKPGGRLLLTTPNYYYHPITSGDMGPFCKVESGWHVRRGYTEAMLRELCDRAGLIFEERSFCSGYLSQKIAFLLWTLTEIHPLFAWTLTLPLRIIPPVFDKAITGAMGFPYFSICMEAYKPKYRRDK; via the coding sequence ATGAATAAATCACTATTAGTCAAGATATTTGGATTTCCTGCAACACTTATTCACGGAGATCCGATGGTTCTAGATAGATGGTTTTGGCTGAGAAAACGGCTACCAAGAACTGCTAACGATGAAAAACTGATTGATATCGGATGTGGTACAGGTGCGTTTACCATAGGAGCAGCATTGCGTGGTTATGAATCACTTGGTTTAAGCTGGGATGAGCGAAACCAGCAAGTTGCTGAAGAACGTGCAAAACTCTCTGGTGCAGACTTAGCTAGTTTTGAAATTCAAGATGTTAGGCTGTTAAGTCAGCGATCGGACTTGTTTCAAGAGTTTGATGTTGCAATATGTTGTGAGAATATTGAGCATATTCTAGACGATCGACAACTAGTAATTGATATTGCTGCCTGCTTAAAACCAGGAGGAAGATTACTACTTACAACTCCTAATTACTACTACCACCCAATTACGTCAGGTGATATGGGGCCTTTCTGCAAAGTTGAAAGTGGCTGGCATGTTAGACGAGGGTATACAGAAGCTATGTTACGCGAGCTTTGCGATCGGGCAGGGTTGATCTTTGAAGAGCGTTCTTTTTGTAGTGGGTACTTGAGCCAAAAGATCGCATTCTTACTCTGGACTTTGACAGAAATTCACCCTCTATTTGCATGGACTTTAACGTTGCCCTTACGAATAATACCTCCAGTGTTTGATAAAGCAATCACTGGGGCTATGGGCTTTCCCTACTTCTCTATTTGTATGGAAGCCTATAAGCCTAAATATCGCCGTGATAAATAA
- a CDS encoding glycosyltransferase, protein MRILLSSDPELPVPPKLYGGIERIVDLLATGLQIRGHSVGLVAHPDSTSKVTQFFPWRGKRSQDRFDTIQNTIRLWSIVQEFKPDLVHSFSRILYLLPLLGSQLPKVMSYQRYPTKRTTSWGAKLAQGTLTFTGCSDYICTLGKANGGIWHTIHNCVELEKYNFVPKVAEDAPLVFLSRVERIKGAHTAIAVAHKTGRRLIIAGNYSKTGEEGKYWQEEIVPNLGKNGIEYIGTVNDAQKNELLGQAAAMIVPIEWEEPFGIVFAEALACGTPVISSSRGALPEIVRQGIDGYLVNSFEEAVTTIEKLPNINRHNCRQRVEQCFSADVIVEQYEKLYQDISR, encoded by the coding sequence ATGAGAATCTTGCTCAGTTCCGATCCTGAACTTCCAGTACCACCAAAACTTTATGGTGGTATTGAACGCATTGTTGATTTATTAGCTACAGGATTACAAATTCGCGGTCACAGTGTGGGACTAGTTGCTCACCCTGACTCGACCTCAAAAGTAACTCAATTCTTTCCTTGGCGGGGGAAGCGATCGCAAGACCGATTTGATACAATTCAAAACACAATTCGTCTTTGGTCAATAGTTCAGGAATTCAAGCCTGACTTAGTTCACAGTTTTTCTCGCATTCTCTATCTGCTACCTCTACTGGGTTCTCAACTGCCAAAAGTCATGTCTTACCAGCGCTACCCTACCAAGCGCACTACCAGTTGGGGAGCGAAGCTGGCTCAGGGAACTCTCACCTTTACAGGATGTAGTGACTATATTTGTACTCTGGGAAAGGCAAATGGCGGAATTTGGCATACTATTCACAATTGCGTTGAGCTAGAGAAATATAATTTTGTGCCAAAAGTAGCAGAGGACGCGCCGTTGGTATTTTTGAGCCGAGTAGAACGAATTAAAGGAGCGCATACAGCGATCGCAGTTGCCCACAAAACAGGACGGCGTTTAATTATCGCTGGAAACTACAGTAAAACTGGAGAAGAAGGAAAGTACTGGCAAGAAGAAATTGTTCCCAATCTTGGCAAAAATGGGATTGAGTATATTGGGACTGTTAACGATGCTCAGAAAAATGAACTTCTGGGACAAGCTGCTGCCATGATTGTGCCGATTGAGTGGGAAGAACCTTTTGGTATTGTTTTTGCCGAAGCTTTGGCTTGTGGTACCCCTGTTATTTCCTCTTCAAGAGGGGCATTACCAGAAATTGTGCGTCAAGGAATTGATGGCTATTTAGTTAATAGTTTTGAAGAAGCAGTTACTACTATTGAAAAATTACCAAATATTAACCGTCATAACTGTCGTCAACGTGTTGAGCAATGTTTTTCTGCTGATGTAATTGTAGAGCAGTATGAGAAGCTTTACCAAGACATAAGTAGGTAA